In the genome of Blastopirellula marina, one region contains:
- a CDS encoding DUF2625 family protein — protein sequence MRLLEELLDANDPGIQRIREWTLAAAVDVVVLPPSAQREQVLLDVQVTTRSTMGAIAYETGGIVVDNGWLRFLGSGHPSFTRTLPAWNQGRCDGFYLIADDAVGGFFAINGGKLGDDFGNVYYLAPDDLDWQPLEMGYTDLFHSAVMGYLSPFYADLRWTSWQADTQQLAHDRCFFFYPFLWTAEGSIEKSVRSDVPATEAFGLKIDFLQQFKAE from the coding sequence ATGCGATTATTGGAAGAATTACTCGACGCCAACGATCCAGGGATTCAGCGCATCCGAGAGTGGACCCTGGCGGCCGCGGTCGATGTTGTCGTCCTTCCCCCGTCCGCTCAGCGCGAGCAAGTCCTGCTCGATGTGCAGGTCACTACCCGCAGCACCATGGGAGCGATCGCCTACGAGACCGGCGGAATCGTCGTCGATAACGGCTGGCTGCGATTCCTCGGCTCGGGTCATCCCAGCTTCACACGCACCTTGCCGGCCTGGAACCAGGGACGCTGCGATGGGTTCTACCTGATTGCCGACGACGCCGTCGGAGGCTTCTTTGCCATCAACGGGGGCAAGCTTGGCGATGACTTCGGCAATGTCTATTACCTGGCCCCCGACGATCTCGATTGGCAGCCACTCGAAATGGGCTATACCGACCTGTTCCACTCGGCGGTCATGGGCTATTTGAGCCCGTTTTATGCCGACCTGCGTTGGACATCTTGGCAGGCCGATACCCAACAACTGGCCCACGATCGCTGTTTTTTCTTCTATCCTTTTCTCTGGACGGCCGAAGGTTCGATCGAAAAGAGCGTCCGCAGCGACGTGCCGGCGACCGAAGCTTTTGGCCTGAAAATCGACTTTTTACAGCAGTTTAAAGCAGAATGA
- a CDS encoding cold-shock protein encodes MPEGIIKRLTDKGFGFIDTGQNKDLFFHLSNLDGVRFEELHEGQRVSYTEGQGPKGPRAENVKPV; translated from the coding sequence ATGCCGGAAGGTATCATCAAGCGTCTGACCGACAAAGGCTTCGGTTTCATCGACACGGGTCAGAACAAGGACCTGTTTTTCCACCTCTCGAACCTGGATGGCGTTCGCTTCGAAGAACTTCACGAAGGTCAGCGCGTCTCCTACACCGAAGGCCAAGGCCCTAAGGGTCCACGTGCCGAAAACGTGAAGCCTGTCTAG
- a CDS encoding reverse transcriptase family protein, translating to MHSVTHSANILATAFAAGRFDPEELVQRGSQVVASRGRWLRPLAVRLAEAFAGKIHPRKSTIVAFLVADAGFCRAYHNDRVQIANLLGPIPEMIPTATAANWQGCLALPTPHDVSRWLNLAPGELDWFADRRRMAHAQSNPKLQHYRYRLLQKRPGEYRLIEAPKPRLKAIQRRILSDILNHVPPHEAAHGFRRGRSITSFAAPHVGKQVVLKMDLQDFFPSTRAAQIQSIFRFLGYPDTVADLLTGLCTTSAPQDIWPTAAPRPAQPTQRQMRRYAEPHLPQGAPTSPVLANLCAYRMDLRFSGLASTVNASYTRYADDMAFSGNQDFARVCQRFSTQAAAIAIDEGYTVHFRKTRIMKQGACQRVAGMVINRRLNISRKDYDRLKAVLTNCARHGPDSQNHDAHNDFRSHLEGRVSFVEQINPERGRRLRALLERIDWSK from the coding sequence ATGCACTCGGTTACGCACAGCGCAAACATTCTAGCAACCGCTTTTGCGGCTGGACGCTTCGACCCAGAAGAGCTTGTCCAGCGTGGCAGTCAGGTTGTCGCCAGTCGCGGTCGTTGGCTGCGCCCATTGGCCGTTCGCCTTGCTGAAGCTTTTGCAGGCAAGATTCACCCCCGGAAATCCACTATCGTCGCTTTCCTGGTCGCCGATGCAGGTTTCTGCCGCGCCTATCATAATGACCGCGTTCAGATCGCCAACCTACTCGGCCCCATCCCAGAGATGATTCCGACCGCGACGGCGGCCAATTGGCAAGGGTGCCTCGCGTTGCCCACACCCCATGACGTATCGCGCTGGCTGAATCTCGCGCCAGGCGAGTTAGATTGGTTTGCCGACCGACGACGAATGGCCCATGCCCAGTCGAACCCGAAGCTCCAACATTACCGTTACCGCTTGCTCCAGAAGCGTCCCGGTGAGTACCGACTCATCGAGGCCCCTAAGCCGCGGCTAAAAGCCATCCAGCGACGGATCCTGTCAGACATCCTGAATCATGTACCGCCGCACGAAGCTGCGCACGGATTTCGACGCGGCCGTTCCATTACATCGTTTGCCGCGCCCCATGTTGGCAAGCAAGTCGTCCTCAAGATGGACCTGCAAGACTTCTTTCCATCCACACGTGCCGCTCAGATTCAATCGATCTTTCGCTTTTTGGGGTACCCCGACACGGTTGCCGATCTTCTTACCGGCCTGTGCACGACTTCCGCGCCGCAAGATATCTGGCCCACCGCAGCACCTCGGCCGGCACAACCGACCCAGCGGCAGATGCGCCGGTATGCCGAACCACACCTTCCCCAGGGAGCACCCACTTCTCCGGTACTGGCCAACCTTTGTGCCTATCGTATGGACCTTCGCTTTTCCGGACTGGCCAGCACAGTGAATGCTTCGTACACGCGGTACGCCGACGACATGGCCTTTTCAGGCAACCAGGACTTCGCCCGGGTCTGCCAGCGGTTTTCAACGCAGGCGGCTGCTATTGCGATCGACGAAGGCTACACGGTGCACTTCCGCAAGACGCGCATCATGAAGCAAGGAGCCTGCCAAAGGGTGGCCGGAATGGTTATCAATCGAAGACTCAACATCTCGCGGAAAGACTACGATCGCTTGAAAGCGGTGTTGACCAATTGCGCGCGGCATGGCCCTGACTCACAAAACCACGACGCTCATAATGATTTCCGCAGCC